One Candidatus Nomurabacteria bacterium genomic window carries:
- a CDS encoding TatD family hydrolase produces MEFIDTHCHIHEPDYKLPEKEARERAAAAGVDTIICVGTDVTTSSQAVMYASDKPTVWASIGLHPHDAKLGNDAFTALAQLLPNKNIVAIGECGLDYFYNHSDKKDQFAALENQMQLAQDNTLPMIFHVREAFDDFWPIYDNFSRLKGVVHSFTDTTTQLDKALNRDLYIGLNGIMTFTKDQKQLAAAKAVPLERLLLETDAPFLTPKPLRGKINEPKNVSITAEFLAQLRGEELSTLAAATTKNARQLFGLPKHES; encoded by the coding sequence ATGGAATTTATAGACACACACTGCCATATACATGAGCCTGACTATAAGCTGCCCGAAAAAGAAGCGCGCGAACGTGCAGCAGCAGCAGGCGTTGATACAATCATTTGTGTCGGCACAGATGTTACAACGAGCTCTCAGGCGGTAATGTATGCCAGCGATAAACCAACTGTCTGGGCGAGTATAGGGTTGCATCCACATGATGCCAAGCTTGGTAATGACGCTTTTACTGCTCTCGCCCAATTACTGCCTAACAAAAACATAGTCGCTATTGGTGAATGTGGTCTAGATTATTTCTATAATCACTCAGACAAAAAAGACCAATTTGCAGCACTTGAAAACCAAATGCAACTCGCCCAAGATAATACCTTACCAATGATTTTTCATGTACGTGAAGCCTTTGATGATTTTTGGCCAATATACGATAATTTTTCACGCCTTAAAGGTGTTGTGCATAGCTTTACAGACACAACAACGCAGCTAGATAAAGCACTTAACAGAGACTTATACATAGGCTTAAACGGTATAATGACATTTACAAAAGACCAAAAACAACTTGCCGCAGCCAAGGCAGTACCACTGGAGCGACTATTATTGGAAACAGATGCCCCATTCTTGACGCCTAAGCCACTACGTGGTAAAATAAACGAGCCTAAGAACGTGAGTATAACAGCCGAATTTCTTGCACAGCTAAGAGGTGAGGAATTATCTACGCTTGCAGCGGCTACAACAAAGAATGCGCGCCAATTATTTGGTTTGCCTAAGCATGAGTCCTAA
- a CDS encoding methionine--tRNA ligase has protein sequence MSKFYVTTSIPYVNSVPHLGHAMEFIQADVLARYHRQIGDDVLFTTGTDEHGSKIAEKAKELGVSVEDFVAENSGAFKALLSTLNITNDKFIRTTDEDHEKRVKIVWQNLQKYIYKNLYVGLYCVGCEEFVSEKIAKQNNNVCPAHNRVYEQIEEENYFFALSKFTSQIKQSITSDEFAVIPVSRKHEIMHVLEEGLDDISISRSKDKLIWGVSVPGDDNQVMYVWFEALLNYITVLGYPDGADFEQFWPANVQVIGKDILRFHAAIWPGILLALGLPLPKTLYVHGFITSSGHKMSKSIGNVVAPLDIINTYGADAFRYYFLRYIPSYADGDFTIERLATAYNNELANELGNGVQRVAAMIGKYQNNVIGDIPPAEHDIHEYQQAIMACRFDKALDEVWEQVRGLNQYIDVQKPWVIAKEQDEQHLKEVLSYCVSNLLEIAELLAPFMPTTSSAIANMFKDGIVRPLDKPLFPKFEP, from the coding sequence ATGAGTAAATTTTATGTCACCACTTCTATTCCCTATGTAAACTCCGTGCCACACCTTGGCCATGCTATGGAGTTTATACAAGCTGATGTTTTAGCCCGATACCATCGTCAGATAGGCGACGATGTGCTGTTTACCACTGGCACCGATGAACATGGTAGTAAAATAGCAGAAAAAGCCAAGGAGCTTGGTGTATCGGTTGAAGATTTTGTAGCAGAAAATAGCGGGGCTTTTAAGGCGCTACTTAGTACACTCAATATCACAAATGACAAGTTTATTCGTACAACTGATGAAGATCACGAAAAACGGGTAAAAATAGTATGGCAAAACTTACAAAAGTATATCTACAAGAACTTATACGTTGGTTTGTATTGTGTAGGCTGTGAAGAGTTTGTGTCAGAAAAAATTGCCAAGCAAAATAATAATGTTTGCCCAGCACATAATCGCGTCTACGAGCAGATAGAAGAAGAGAATTATTTTTTTGCGCTGAGTAAATTTACCAGCCAAATAAAACAATCTATCACAAGCGACGAATTTGCTGTCATACCTGTTTCGCGTAAGCACGAAATCATGCATGTTCTTGAAGAAGGTCTAGATGACATTAGCATATCTAGATCCAAAGATAAGCTCATTTGGGGCGTGTCTGTGCCAGGCGATGATAATCAAGTGATGTATGTCTGGTTTGAGGCATTATTAAATTATATTACCGTCTTGGGGTATCCAGACGGTGCAGATTTTGAACAATTTTGGCCGGCGAATGTACAAGTAATTGGCAAAGATATTTTACGGTTTCATGCTGCAATATGGCCAGGAATACTACTCGCTCTTGGTTTGCCACTCCCTAAAACACTGTATGTGCATGGCTTTATTACAAGTAGTGGGCATAAAATGAGTAAAAGCATAGGCAATGTTGTTGCACCGCTAGATATTATAAACACATATGGTGCAGATGCGTTTCGCTATTATTTCTTACGCTATATTCCGAGCTATGCAGATGGAGACTTCACGATTGAACGTTTAGCAACAGCATATAACAATGAACTTGCTAATGAACTTGGTAACGGTGTACAACGCGTGGCAGCTATGATTGGTAAATATCAAAATAATGTCATAGGTGATATTCCGCCAGCCGAACACGATATCCATGAATATCAACAAGCAATTATGGCATGTAGATTTGATAAAGCCCTCGATGAAGTGTGGGAACAAGTACGTGGCCTCAACCAATACATAGACGTGCAAAAACCATGGGTGATTGCCAAAGAGCAAGACGAACAACACCTAAAAGAGGTTTTGTCATACTGTGTGAGTAATTTATTAGAAATAGCCGAACTATTAGCACCGTTTATGCCCACTACATCATCGGCTATTGCAAATATGTTTAAAGACGGCATTGTGCGGCCTTTAGACAAACCCTTGTTTCCTAAATTTGAGCCATAA